The following are from one region of the Carassius auratus strain Wakin chromosome 13, ASM336829v1, whole genome shotgun sequence genome:
- the LOC113112699 gene encoding inositol 1,4,5-trisphosphate receptor-interacting protein produces the protein MQGAIARVCMVVVAAILHHPLLFPNENTTIPEQDDELLTRMKEHQEKLEAEQKRLEQEISQTETALIGDQDSYSWYFWSSLCLVIFFTIEVCRQDMIPTEMPDPMEDEDGDSSAEYLSAKTLVLDKGVLSNFCKTRFHPFIHESGRVREFIKGFADDLLEALRSVCDRESDLEVEDFVGIGSMFESWRVTKPPTCDLIVPFAPPRSFRFQFQLWCDPSTEIPLDLQGCGRIKLIKPGGNGTDCLCAATNLGDDMLCLLHNRNECEKLEELNSVELLCAKNTLYLSKDQIMTWFQISVSKAWGQISHKYDFELAFRNLDVPGALKIRFRSGKTVVLNITPAVQFEDTDAYLISHFPSDISNSPDTLWKLSLTVYEKNLLKHLAKHLPTNSCHVHCLQIVSFLHKKQTALTGRSAFSNYHIKTALLHLLLSKHPATWQPQNLDHRLRDLLGFLQLSLGEKRLYHIVVGNPRIPAEILVPEIIRTAEPVNLFRPLVLQRHVYAKMEEHFQEMVRNTSVLVQEYTPHLSNGYVRH, from the coding sequence ATGCAAGGTGCTATTGCGCGGGTTTGCATGGTGGTAGTAGCGGCTATCCTCCACCACCCGCTGCTCTTCCCTAATGAGAACACCACCATCCCTGAGCAAGATGATGAGCTCCTGACCCGGATGAAGGAGCACCAGGAGAAGCTGGAGGCCGAACAGAAGCGCCTGGAACAGGAGATCTCTCAGACAGAAACAGCTTTGATTGGTGATCAGGACAGTTACAGCTGGTACTTTTGGAGCTCTCTCTGCCTAGTCATTTTCTTCACAATTGAGGTATGCAGGCAGGATATGATCCCAACTGAAATGCCGGACCCCATGGAAGATGAAGATGGAGATTCCAGTGCCGAATATCTCAGCGCTAAGACTTTAGTCCTCGATAAAGGTGTCCTAAGTAACTTCTGCAAGACCCGCTTCCATCCTTTCATCCACGAGAGCGGGAGAGTGCGAGAGTTTATCAAGGGCTTTGCAGATGATCTGCTCGAGGCTTTGAGAAGTGTTTGCGATCGAGAATCTGACCTGGAAGTCGAGGACTTTGTTGGCATAGGCAGTATGTTTGAGTCTTGGAGGGTGACTAAACCTCCAACATGTGACCTCATTGTGCCTTTTGCTCCTCCACGGTCATTCAGGTTTCAGTTTCAGCTCTGGTGCGACCCCTCCACTGAAATCCCACTGGACTTGCAAGGATGTGGAAGGATTAAACTAATTAAACCAGGTGGGAATGGCACAGACTGTCTTTGTGCCGCAACCAATCTCGGCGATGATATGCTGTGTCTGCTTCACAATAGAAATGAGTGTGAAAAGCTTGAGGAACTCAATTCGGTGGAGCTCCTTTGTGCAAAGAACACCTTATATTTGTCGAAAGATCAGATCATGACATGGTTCCAGATCTCGGTGAGCAAAGCATGGGGCCAGATCTCTCATAAATACGATTTTGAGCTGGCATTTCGGAACCTGGACGTCCCTGGAGCTCTGAAAATCAGATTTAGGTCTGGAAAGACTGTCGTTCTTAACATTACCCCTGCTGTTCAGTTTGAGGACACGGATGCTTACCTCATCTCTCATTTCCCATCTGACATTAGCAACTCCCCAGACACTCTCTGGAAACTCTCACTAACTGTTTATGAAAAGAATCTGCTTAAACATCTAGCAAAACATCTTCCTACAAATTCATGTCATGTTCACTGTCTTCAGATAGTTTCCTTCTTGCACAAAAAGCAGACGGCTTTGACTGGGAGAAGCGCCTTTTCTAATTACCATATAAAGACTGCGCTGCTGCATCTGCTGTTGAGTAAACATCCTGCGACGTGGCAGCCACAGAATCTCGATCACAGATTACGAGATCTACTCGGCTTCCTTCAGCTAAGCCTGGGGGAAAAGAGACTCTATCACATAGTTGTCGGGAACCCTCGCATCCCGGCTGAAATTCTGGTTCCTGAAATAATCCGTACTGCAGAGCCGGTAAACCTGTTTAGGCCTCTAGTGTTGCAGAGGCATGTATATGCCAAAATGGAAGAGCATTTTCAAGAGATGGTCAGAAATACCTCTGTGCTTGTACAGGAATATACCCCACACTTGTCTAATGGTTACGTGAGACATTAG
- the LOC113112701 gene encoding inhibitor of nuclear factor kappa-B kinase subunit alpha, whose translation MEKPPMRHNQLCGSWLMKERLGTGGFGHVYLYQNEETSEKIAVKLCRLELNAKNKDRWSREIQIMKKLKHLNVVTAKDVPEEMMHIALNDLPLLAMEYCSKGDLRKLLSKPENCCGLKESEVLALLNDVGSGIQYLHENKIIHRDLKPENIVLQDISGKLVHKIIDLGYAKDLDQGSLCTSFVGTLQYLAPELFEGKSYTVTVDYWSFGTMIFECCCGFRPFLHNLQPVQWTSKVRNKGPKDIMAVEDMNGDVRFSTHLPYPNNLSRTLLEPLEGLLQLMLKWDPVQRGGGLNPDIKQPQCFALLEQIVNMKVVHILNMTTTQVHSFLLSPDEGLHSLQQRIETETKIELLNQELLQETGVMLDPRKPAAQCVLDGVRGWDSYIVYLFDKSLTKYSGPLTARMLPESVNFIVRETKTQLPLSTLKKVWGEAVSYICGLREDYSRLFQGQRAAMLSLLRYNTNLTRYKNMMFSFSQQLKAKLDFFKSSIQYDLEKYSDQMQYGISSEKMLKAWQENEDKAAGFVQVAEIGHLDEEIMALHSEIVELQRSPYARRQGDVMEQLQERAIELYRQLKAKCKMPDPQHGYSDSSEMVKVIVQTVQNQDRVLRDLYVHLSKILLSKQKIIDLFPKIERTLESIKEADSTVMQMQIKRQREFWHLLKIACAQNTTRSSASQSGEMPSSLSTWNQTQAQCSSRLPMSLQVPHEGNSVNHLLEENQRYLSQLTSLLQETTEEKSESIMAQDWSWTKYESLVAKSQRL comes from the exons ATGGAGAAACCTCCTATGAGACACAATCAGCTCTGTGGCTCATGGCTTATGAAGGAGAGGCTGGGAACGGGAGGATTTGGACATGTCTACCTTTATCAGAATGAG GAAACCTCAGAAAAAATCGCTGTGAAGCTCTGTCGCCTTGAACTTAATGCAAAAAACAAAGACCGATGGAGTCGAGAGATCCAGATAATGAAAAA GCTGAAGCACCTTAACGTGGTGACAGCAAAGGATGTTCCTGAGGAGATGATGCACATTGCTTTGAATGATTTACCGCTTTTAGCTATGGAATACTGTTCCAAGGGAGACCTtcgaaag TTACTCAGCAAACCAGAAAATTGTTGTGGGTTAAAAGAGAGTGAGGTGTTGGCTCTACTCAATGATGTTG GTTCTGGAATCCAGTACCTCCATGAGAATAAGATAATTCACAGAGATCTCAAACCAGAGAATATTGTGCTACAAGATATCAGTGGAAAG CTCGTCCACAAGATAATCGACCTTGGCTACGCTAAAGACCTAGACCAGGGGAGCCTGTGTACTTCATTTGTGGGGACTTTACAGTATTTG GCTCCAGAGCTGTTTGAAGGCAAGTCGTACACAGTCACTGTGGACTATTGGAGCTTCGGCACCATGATCTTTGAGTGCTGCTGTGGATTTCGGCCATTTCTTCACAATCTTCAACCTGTGCAGTG gacAAGCAAAGTGCGAAACAAAGGTCCTAAGGACATAATGGCTGTAGAAGACATGAATGGCGATGTCCGCTTTTCCACCCACCTTCCATACCCGAACAATCTGAGCAG GACACTGCTAGAGCCCTTGGAGGGGTTGCTACAGCTGATGCTCAAGTGGGACCCAGTACAGAGAGGAGGAGGATTGAATCCAGACATAAAACAGCCCCAGTGCTTTGCTCTACTAGAACAAATAGTGAACATGAAG GTTGTCCACATCTTAAACATGACTACGACCCAGGTTCACTCATTTCTGCTTAGCCCAGATGAAGGGCTCCACTCCCTGCAACAGAGGATTGAGACTGAGACCAAAATCGAACTTTTGAATCAAGAGCTTCTGCAGGAAACAGGAGTTATGTTAGACCCCAGGAAACCTGCTGCACAGTGTGTGTTAGATGGAGTC aGAGGATGGGACAGCTACATTGTATATCTGTTTGACAAGAGTTTGACCAAGTACTCAGGACCTCTAACAGCAAGAATGCTTCCTGAGAGTGTGAACTTTATCG TGCGGGAAACCAAAACTCAGCTCCCTCTGAGTACCCTCAAAAAGGTTTGGGGTGAGGCGGTGAGCTACATTTGTGGCCTCAGAGAAGACTACAGCCGCCTCTTCCAGGGCCAACGTGCAGCCAT GTTGAGCCTTCTCCGCTACAACACCAACCTTACAAGATATAAGAACATGATGTTCTCCTTTTCGCAGCAGCTCAAAGCAAAGCTTGACTTTTTTAAGAGCAGCATACAGTACGACTTGGAGAAGTACAGTGATCAGATGCAGTATGGCATAT cCTCTGAAAAGATGCTGAAGGCTTGGCAGGAAAATGAAGACAAGGCTGCTGGGTTTGTGCAG GTGGCAGAGATCGGCCATCTGGATGAGGAAATAATGGCTTTGCACTCAGAAATTGTTGAGCTTCAGAGAAGTCCTTATGCTCGTCGACAAGGAGATGTCATGGAGCAGCT GCAAGAAAGAGCCATTGAACTCTATAGACAGTTGAAGGCAAAATGCAAAA TGCCAGACCCCCAGCATGGCTACAGTGACAGTTCTGAGATGGTGAAGGTCATTGTACAGACTGTCCAAAATCAGGACCGGGTACTAAGGGATCTATATGTACACCTAAG TAAAATCCTTCTGAGTAAGCAGAAGATCATCGACCTCTTCCCTAAAATCGAGAGGACACTGGAGAGCATTAAGGAGGCGGACAGCACTGTCATGCAGATGCAGatcaagagacagagagagttctGGCACTTACTGAAGATTGCCTGT GCACAAAACACCACACGAAGCTCTGCGAGTCAGAGTGGAGAGATGCCCTCCTCGCTGTCAACATGGAACCAGACTCAAGCCCAGTGCTCCTCTCGCCTCCCCATGTCCCTGCAAGTTCCACACGAGGG AAATTCAGTCAATCATTTACTCGAGGAGAACCAGCGCTATTTGAGTCAGCTTACCAGTTTACTGCAAGAAACCACTGAGGAGAAATCAGAGAGCATCATG GCTCAAGACTGGAGCTGGACTAAATATGAATCCCTGGTTGCTAAATCACAGCGTTTATAG
- the LOC113112700 gene encoding glutathione S-transferase omega-1-like, which produces MAPSPKCQGKACPAPGPVPDGLIRLYSMRFCPFAQRARLVLTAKGVKHEIININLKDKPDWFLEKNPSGTVPVLETSSGQVIYESPITCEYLEEAFPEKKLLPSDPFERAQQKMVLEHYSKVIPYFYKISMGKKRGEDVSAAEVEFTEKVSQLNEFLAKKKTKYFGGDSITMIDYLIWPWFERAEMMGVKHCLANTPELRKWIECMFEDPVVKATMFSTEVHKVFFNSYMDGKPNYDHGL; this is translated from the exons ATGGCTCCATCTCCAAAATGCCAAGGAAAAG CATGTCCTGCTCCTGGACCAGTGCCAGATGGTCTTATTCGGCTCTACAGCATGAGATTTTGTCCATTTGCTCAGAGAGCAAGACTGGTGCTCACTGCCAAGGGAGTTAA ACATGAAATTATCAACATCAATTTGAAGGATAAGCCTGATTGGTTTCTGGAGAAGAATCCTTCAGGGACCGTGCCAGTCTTGGAAACCTCAAGTGGTCAGGTGATATACGAGTCCCCGATCACCTGCGAGTACCTGGAAGAGGCCTTCCCTGAGAAGAAACTGCTCCCATCTGACCCGTTTGAGAGGGCCCAACAGAAAATGGTGCTGGAGCATTATTCAAAG GTGATTCCATACTTCTATAAGATCTCTATGGGCAAGAAAAGAGGAGAAGACGTCTCAGCAGCTGAAGTTGAATTCACAGAAAAAGTCTCCCAACTAAATGAG TTTCTGGCGAAAAAGAAGACCAAATATTTTGGGGGTGATTCTATCACAATGATTGACTACTTGATCTGGCCATGGTTTGAGAGGGCAGAGATGATGGGCGTAAagca TTGTTTGGCCAACACTCCTGAGTTAAGAAAGTGGATTGAATGCATGTTCGAGGATCCAGTGGTTAAAGCCACCATGTTCAGCACAGAGGTTCACAAGGTGTTCTTCAACAGCTACATGGACGGAAAACCTAATTATGATCACGGTTTATAG
- the LOC113112698 gene encoding calcium homeostasis modulator protein 1 codes for MDKFRIMVQFLQANQESFMNGICGIMALASAQMYSSFEFTCPCLPDYNYAYGIGILIVPPIWFFLLGYVLNNNISVLTEEWKRPVGKRRKDPAVLRYMFSSMTQRALIAPVVWVAVTLMDGKSFLCAFSATADLSEFLNESYPILSKKELVKFQARIPCEDVFDGHEIISIDAATRYIRCFSQACGWSFLMVITIVAFLIRAIRPCFTQAAFLKTKYWSHYIDIERKLFDETCKEHAKGFAKVCIQQYFESVSGEIVPQSQLPTKKGKGKKDDDDGEKQKSDEEKLLGIRKEEDMNKVLWNWHLCKPALMLTKRAEDMNGHAHLDTLSLSKECNHHTPVKTTAVAYYSKV; via the exons ATGGATAAGTTTCGGATTATGGTCCAGTTTTTGCAAGCCAACCAAGAGTCGTTCATGAATGGCATCTGTGGGATCATGGCTCTGGCAAGTGCTCAGATGTATTCCTCTTTTGAGTTCACCTGTCCTTGTCTTCCAGACTACAATTATGCGTATGGAATCGGTATTCTAATTGTTCCGCCAATATGGTTCTTTTTACTTGGATATGTACTCAACAACAATATATCAGTGTTAACTGAAGAATGGAAGAGACCGGTTGGTAAACGCAGGAAGGATCCGGCGGTTTTGCGCTACATGTTCAGCTCCATGACGCAGCGCGCTCTCATCGCTCCGGTAGTGTGGGTCGCCGTGACTTTAATGGATGGCAAGAGCTTTCTTTGTGCTTTCAGCGCCACCGCTGATTTATCCGAGTTCCTCAACGAGAGCTATCCAATCTTATCCAAAAAGGAGCTTGTGAAATTTCAAGCAAGGATTCCATGCGAAGACGTATTTGATGGACATGAAATTATTTCCATAGATGCGGCCACTAGGTATATTCGCTGTTTTTCACAg gcCTGTGGATGGAGCTTTTTAATGGTAATAACTATAGTAGCCTTCTTGATAAGGGCGATAAGGCCTTGTTTTACCCAAGCCGCTTTTCTTAAAACCAAATATTGGTCGCATTACATTGATATAGAGCGCAAACTATTTGACGAAACGTGTAAAGAGCACGCCAAGGGCTTCGCTAAGGTCTGCATACAGCAATACTTCGAGAGCGTCAGTGGGGAAATCGTTCCACAATCCCAGTTACCCACAAAGAAAGGGAAAGGTAAAAAAGACGATGATGATGGGGAAAAACAGAAGAGTGACGAGGAGAAGCTTCTTGGCATCCGTAAAGAAGAAGATATGAATAAAGTCCTTTGGAACTGGCATCTTTGTAAACCCGCACTGATGCTGACCAAGCGCGCTGAAGATATGAATGGACATGCGCACTTGGATACACTCAGCCTCTCAAAAGAGTGCAACCATCACACACCTGTGAAAACGACAGCTGTGGCTTACTACTCCAAAGTCTGA
- the LOC113113177 gene encoding calcium homeostasis modulator protein 3-like, which produces MDRLKLVLQYFQSNSESISNGICIILSLICVKLYTSFDFNCPCLPQYNKMYSLGVVFVPPIILFLLGVLVNRHTGVLMEEWVKPLGNRTKNPAVVKFLLSSMLQRALLAPMVWILMTLLDGKCFICAFSMNVDPKYFTGIPNSTGLELIKIMAKVPCKEDVIFKNNSFWKAVSRYVRCYSQAIGWSILLFFIFLGAMGRVLKPCFNHATFLQTRYWSNYLDIEQKLFDETCVPHARNFARKCVVQFFESMQEDVTVRMALSNTLRPSTIHNEYEEKEEEQLHGITRQDQVDHLLQTWYECKPELDVTNMAYKPKVCITWEDHNGKALFSEV; this is translated from the exons ATGGATCGTTTAAAGTTGGTTCTGCAATATTTCCAGTCAAATTCTGAGTCTATTTCTAATGGTATCTGTATAATATTGTCACTGATATGTGTTAAGTTGTATACGAGTTTTGATTTCAACTGCCCCTGCTTACCACAATACAACAAGATGTACTCACTGGGGGTCGTGTTCGTGCCTCCAATTATATTGTTTCTTTTGGGAGTTTTAGTCAATCGTCATACAGGGGTGCTGATGGAAGAGTGGGTAAAACCCCTAGGCAACAGGACAAAAAATCCAGCAGTGGTGAA ATTTTTGCTGTCATCAATGTTGCAACGGGCCCTTCTGGCCCCCATGGTCTGGATTCTGATGACACTCTTGGATGGAAAATGTTTCATCTGTGCATTTAGTATGAATGTAGACCCTAAATATTTCACAGGAATACCAAACAGCACTGGCCTCGAATTGATCAAGATCATGGCTAAGGTGCCTTGCAAAGAAGATGTTATCTTCAAAAACAACAGTTTCTGGAAAGCTGTCTCACGCTATGTGCGGTGTTATTCTCAG GCTATAGGGTGGTCAATCctccttttcttcatttttttgggCGCTATGGGCCGTGTCCTCAAGCCTTGCTTCAATCACGCCACTTTTCTGCAGACACGCTACTGGAGCAATTACTTGGACATTGAGCAGAAGCTCTTCGATGAGACTTGTGTCCCTCATGCCAGAAATTTTGCCCGAAAATGTGTGGTGCAGTTCTTTGAGAGTATGCAAGAAGATGTGACTGTGAGAATGGCCCTTTCAAATACACTCAGACCCAGTACAATCCATAATGAATATGAAGAGAAGGAAGAGGAGCAGCTGCATGGTATAACCAGACAAGATCAGGTGGATCATTTACTGCAAACCTGGTACGAGTGCAAACCAGAGCTGGACGTGACCAATATGGCCTATAAACCCAAAGTGTGTATCACTTGGGAAGATCACAATGGGAAGGCATTATTCTCTGAAGTGTAA